A single Glycine soja cultivar W05 chromosome 14, ASM419377v2, whole genome shotgun sequence DNA region contains:
- the LOC114383000 gene encoding abscisic acid receptor PYL8-like — translation MNRIGNGGGGGGGLSNVEMEYIRRHHRHEPGENQCGSALVKHIRAPVPQVWSLVRRFDQPQKYKPFISRCVVRGNLEIGSLREVDVKSGLPATTSTERLELLDDNEHILSIRIIGGDHRLRNYSSIMSLHPEIIDGRPGTLVIESFVVDVPEGNTKDETCYFVEALIKCNLKSLADVSEGLAVQDCTEPIDRI, via the exons atgaatagGATTGGGaacggaggaggaggaggaggaggattgAGCAACGTGGAGATGGAGTACATAAGAAGACACCACAGGCACGAGCCTGGTGAGAATCAGTGTGGCTCTGCGCTCGTTAAGCATATAAGAGCACCGGTTCCTCAg GTATGGTCCTTGGTGAGGAGGTTTGATCAGCCACAGAAGTACAAGCCATTTATAAGTAGATGTGTTGTAAGGGGAAACCTTGAGATTGGGAGTCTGAGAGAAGTTGATGTTAAATCAGGGCTTCCTGCCACTACAAGTACAGAAAGATTGGAGCTCCTTGATGACAATGAGCATATTCTCAGCATCAGGATTATTGGTGGTGACCATAGACTTAGG AACTACTCCTCTATCATGTCCCTCCACCCAGAAATTATTGATGGAAGGCCAGGTACACTGGTAATTGAATCTTTTGTGGTGGATGTACCTGAGGGCAACACCAAAGATGAAACCTGCTATTTCGTTGAAGCCTTAATTAAGTGCAATCTCAAATCACTTGCCGATGTCTCAGAAGGGCTTGCTGTGCAGGATTGCACTGAACCAATTGATCGGATCTAG
- the LOC114385505 gene encoding 60S ribosomal protein L10-like → MVTMVFDLGPAKCYRQIKNKSYSKSRFCHSVPDPKTRIYDVGMKKKGVDEFPFCVHLVSWEKENVSSEALEGAFHLRVRVHPFHVLRINKMLASWVPWTIG, encoded by the exons ATGGTTACTATGGTGTTTGATTTAGGACCTGCAAAGTGTTAccgacaaattaaaaacaagtcgTACTCGAAATCGCGGTTTTGCCACAGTGTTCCTGATCCTAAGACCAGGATTTATGATGTTGGCATGAAGAAGAAAGGTGTCGATGAGTTTCCTTTCTGTGTGCATTTGGTTAGTTGGGAGAAGGAGAATGTCTCGAGTGAGGCGCTGGAGGGTGCATTCCACTTGAGAGTCAGGGTGCATCCCTTCCATGTTCTTAGGATCAACAAAATGCTAG CTTCTTGGGTGCCATGGACCATTGGCTAA